In Callospermophilus lateralis isolate mCalLat2 chromosome 10, mCalLat2.hap1, whole genome shotgun sequence, a single genomic region encodes these proteins:
- the LOC143408399 gene encoding small ribosomal subunit protein eS8 — protein sequence MGISRDNWHKRRKTGGKRKPYHKKRKYELGRPAANTKIGPRRIHTVRVRGGNKKYRALRLDVGNFSWGSECCTRKTRIIDVVYNASNNELVRTKTLVKNCIVLIDSTPYRQWYESHYALPLGRKKGAKLTPEEEEILNKKRSKKIQKKYDERKKNAKISTLLEEQFQQGKLLACIASRPGQCGRADGYVLEGKELEFYLRKIKARKGK from the coding sequence ATGGGCATCTCTCGGGATAACTGGCACAAGCGCCGCAAGACTGGGGGCAAGAGAAAGCCCTACCACAAGAAGCGGAAGTATGAGTTGGGACGCCCTGCTGCCAACACTAAGATTGGACCACGTCGGATACACACTGTCAGAGTTCGAGGAGGCAACAAGAAGTATCGTGCTTTGAGGCTGGATGTGGGGAACTTCTCCTGGGGCTCTGAGTGTTGTACTCGGAAAACAAGGATCATTGATGTTGTCTACAATGCATCCAATAATGAGCTAGTCCGCACCAAGACCCTGGTGAAGAACTGCATTGTGCTCATTGATAGCACACCATACCGACAGTGGTATGAGTCCCACTATGCATTGCCCCTGGGCCGCAAGAAGGGAGCCAAGCTGACTCCTGAGGAGGaagaaatattaaacaaaaaGCGGTCTAAGAAAATTCAAAAGAAGTATGATGAAAGGAAGAAGAATGCTAAAATCAGCACTCTTCTGGAGGAGCAGTTCCAGCAGGGCAAGCTTCTTGCTTGCATTGCATCAAGACCAGGACAGTGTGGCCGAGCAGATGGCTATGTTCTAGAAGGCAAGGAGTTGGAGTTCTATCTGAGGAAAATCAAAGCCCGGAAGGGCAAATAA